The following are encoded together in the Oceanobacillus zhaokaii genome:
- a CDS encoding CapA family protein: MMHKLRFGRLILVFITILILSACGEVSDVISTAGNPTLKELSLQEKEQPIITKEISLSAIGDLLIHSPVYLDAKVDGEYNFLPMFEQVAPFLERPTVSIANQETMIGGEEFGLSTYPSFNSPYEVGDALKNIGIDVVSIANNHTLDRGEAVIQSAISHWETIDMMYTGSYKDEIDRENLRVYETPEGISIAFLSYTYGTNGIPVPEGKDYLVNLIDRELIASEIAKAKKDSDVIALSLHFGNEYERMPNEAQKELVQFAADQGAHIVIGHHPHVLQPVEWVTGKDGNKTFVAYSLGNFLSNQQELYQRIGGILTVKIKKTVEGEKDTIELHSPEFMPTYVKFRSDWADYEVIPMFQLTDQDLAGASGQYEEIKAHMSQWVTELEFMEE; encoded by the coding sequence ATGATGCATAAATTAAGATTCGGCCGATTGATCCTAGTTTTTATAACTATTTTAATATTATCAGCATGTGGCGAAGTTAGTGACGTAATCAGTACTGCTGGGAATCCCACTTTGAAGGAGCTATCCCTTCAGGAAAAAGAACAGCCAATTATTACAAAAGAGATAAGTCTTTCTGCCATTGGTGATTTGTTGATTCATAGTCCCGTATATTTAGATGCGAAGGTTGATGGGGAGTATAATTTCCTGCCGATGTTTGAACAAGTTGCACCTTTCTTAGAACGGCCAACTGTATCAATCGCTAACCAGGAAACAATGATAGGTGGAGAGGAATTTGGTCTATCAACATATCCTTCCTTCAATAGTCCATATGAGGTGGGAGATGCTTTGAAGAATATAGGAATAGATGTTGTTTCCATTGCTAATAATCACACATTAGATCGTGGGGAAGCTGTGATTCAGAGTGCAATCAGCCACTGGGAAACGATAGATATGATGTACACTGGATCATATAAAGACGAGATAGATAGAGAAAATCTACGAGTCTATGAAACACCAGAAGGGATTTCTATTGCATTTCTATCATATACATATGGAACAAACGGAATTCCAGTTCCAGAGGGCAAGGATTATTTAGTAAATCTCATTGATCGGGAATTGATTGCAAGTGAAATAGCAAAAGCTAAGAAGGATTCGGACGTTATTGCTTTAAGTCTCCATTTCGGAAATGAATATGAAAGGATGCCAAATGAAGCACAAAAGGAGCTCGTTCAATTTGCGGCTGATCAAGGCGCCCATATAGTGATTGGGCATCATCCACATGTATTGCAACCAGTGGAATGGGTGACAGGTAAGGATGGAAATAAGACATTCGTAGCGTATTCACTCGGTAATTTTCTATCAAATCAACAGGAATTATATCAGCGGATAGGTGGAATATTAACTGTCAAGATTAAGAAGACAGTAGAAGGGGAGAAGGATACTATTGAACTTCATTCCCCAGAATTTATGCCGACCTATGTCAAGTTCCGATCTGATTGGGCTGATTATGAAGTTATTCCAATGTTTCAATTAACAGATCAAGATTTGGCAGGTGCATCGGGACAATATGAGGAAATTAAAGCCCATATGTCACAATGGGTGACGGAGCTTGAGTTTATGGAAGAATAA
- a CDS encoding DUF1129 family protein encodes MNSKEIVQINNDKRKMLTAENLAYYEDMLVYIRLNNVNKSEQQTEEVLLELLEHLLLAQTEGKTAKDIFGNDLKEYCNEVIEEIPGEKTNDIVKFLSFVIIQFLAIISLCHGFIGFGLHYFFDLGAGSMTFQLGSGIIIIVGYLILLYLFVKVILQWVKRTSFKEKKAKKWVEFLQVWIISMVFIGLFILIPIVVPDFGKTISLPILTFAVVGIILYLVSFILNKKYRITN; translated from the coding sequence ATGAATTCTAAGGAGATCGTTCAAATAAATAACGATAAAAGAAAGATGTTAACTGCAGAAAATCTGGCTTACTATGAGGATATGCTTGTTTATATCCGGCTAAATAATGTTAATAAATCTGAACAGCAAACAGAAGAAGTATTATTAGAGTTACTGGAGCATTTACTACTTGCCCAAACAGAAGGTAAGACTGCGAAAGATATATTTGGTAATGATCTGAAGGAGTATTGTAATGAGGTTATCGAAGAGATACCAGGTGAAAAAACTAATGACATCGTAAAGTTTCTTAGTTTTGTTATTATACAGTTTTTGGCTATTATCAGTCTCTGCCATGGTTTTATCGGTTTTGGACTACATTACTTTTTTGATCTAGGTGCAGGTTCAATGACATTTCAGTTAGGTTCAGGGATAATTATTATAGTTGGATATTTAATCTTACTTTACCTATTCGTAAAAGTAATCCTACAATGGGTCAAGAGAACGTCATTTAAAGAAAAGAAAGCAAAAAAATGGGTAGAGTTTCTGCAAGTTTGGATCATTAGCATGGTATTTATTGGCTTATTTATTCTGATTCCGATAGTAGTTCCAGACTTCGGAAAAACAATAAGTCTACCCATACTCACTTTTGCAGTGGTCGGGATTATTCTCTATCTCGTATCCTTTATTTTAAATAAAAAGTATCGAATAACTAATTAA
- a CDS encoding PadR family transcriptional regulator: MSQRSQLLKGILEGCILSIIKMQPTYGYELSMKLQAFGLFDVSEGSIYPILLRLQKEKLIIGEMRKSDTGPKRKYYQLTEAGHMQLAEFIHQWELLKQPVDKIIEKGVN, from the coding sequence ATTTCACAGCGAAGCCAATTATTAAAAGGAATTCTGGAAGGATGCATTTTATCGATAATTAAGATGCAACCAACATATGGCTACGAGCTTTCGATGAAGCTCCAGGCATTTGGATTATTCGATGTTAGCGAAGGATCCATCTATCCAATTTTGCTTAGACTTCAAAAGGAAAAGTTAATTATTGGGGAAATGAGAAAGTCTGACACTGGACCAAAACGAAAGTATTATCAATTAACAGAAGCGGGACATATGCAACTAGCCGAATTCATTCATCAATGGGAATTACTTAAACAACCAGTAGATAAAATTATTGAAAAGGGAGTGAATTAA
- a CDS encoding thioredoxin family protein codes for MERINTIEMFDEKIQSENPVIVKFYADWCTDCKVLDMFIGDVKNEFSQYNWYEVNSDELSGLAESYDVMGIPSILIFQNGEKLAHQHSAYTKSPEEVSAFLHQQLG; via the coding sequence GTGGAAAGGATCAATACAATCGAAATGTTTGATGAAAAAATTCAAAGTGAGAATCCCGTTATTGTAAAGTTTTATGCGGATTGGTGTACAGACTGTAAGGTGTTAGATATGTTTATTGGTGATGTAAAAAACGAATTCAGTCAATATAATTGGTATGAAGTAAATAGTGATGAACTAAGTGGACTTGCTGAGAGCTACGATGTTATGGGGATTCCGAGCATCTTAATTTTCCAAAATGGAGAGAAGCTTGCACACCAGCATAGTGCATACACGAAATCTCCAGAAGAAGTATCAGCATTTCTTCATCAGCAGCTAGGCTAA
- a CDS encoding GNAT family N-acetyltransferase, with protein MNPILIDFPQDFYTDRLFIRIALPGDGKVVYDAMNASRKDLKKWLEFALFEQSLEQVEQMVREAHIHFRKRIELRFHIFHKETGEFIGSTSLHHINWSVPTFEIGYWIDSRQSGNGYMLEAVEGLTFYAFYALQANRVEIQCDSKNVKSRAIPERLGYTLEGTLRNASVSIDRKELRDTCIYAKIRE; from the coding sequence ATAAATCCGATATTAATTGATTTTCCACAAGATTTTTATACAGATCGTCTTTTTATTAGAATAGCGTTGCCTGGTGATGGGAAAGTTGTTTACGATGCGATGAATGCTAGCAGGAAGGACTTGAAAAAATGGCTGGAGTTCGCGTTATTTGAACAATCGCTGGAACAGGTGGAACAGATGGTGAGGGAGGCACATATTCATTTCAGAAAAAGAATTGAGTTGCGCTTCCATATTTTCCATAAAGAGACGGGAGAATTTATTGGCTCGACAAGTCTCCATCATATTAACTGGAGTGTACCGACTTTTGAGATTGGATACTGGATTGATAGCAGACAAAGCGGTAACGGCTATATGCTTGAAGCTGTTGAGGGGTTAACCTTTTATGCATTCTATGCGCTACAGGCGAACAGAGTTGAAATTCAATGTGATTCGAAAAATGTAAAGAGCAGGGCGATACCGGAACGATTAGGCTATACGCTTGAGGGAACTCTCCGAAATGCTTCAGTGTCTATCGATCGAAAGGAATTACGTGATACTTGTATTTATGCGAAGATTAGAGAGTAA
- a CDS encoding response regulator transcription factor: MKRPKILIVEDERKISRVLEIELDYENYETDVADNGKDALRLISEKEWDLVLLDIMIPELSGLEVLRRVRRTDEHTPVILLTARDEIHDKVSGLDLGANDYITKPFQIEELLARIRVHLRTPQVRKEAADLLTVGELSVNVSSREIIRDGKQIELTPREFDLLVYLLENKNIVLTRDQLIEQVWGFDYYGDTNVVDVYIRYLRQKIDKGFESPYIQTIRGVGYTIKELDK, from the coding sequence ATGAAACGTCCAAAAATCTTAATTGTAGAAGATGAGCGAAAAATAAGTCGAGTACTGGAAATTGAATTGGATTATGAAAACTACGAAACAGACGTTGCGGATAATGGCAAGGACGCGCTCCGCTTAATTAGTGAAAAAGAATGGGATTTAGTGTTGCTTGATATTATGATTCCTGAACTGAGTGGTCTTGAAGTGCTTCGCAGGGTGAGACGGACGGATGAGCATACTCCGGTAATTTTATTAACAGCAAGGGATGAAATTCATGATAAAGTAAGCGGTCTTGATTTAGGCGCAAATGATTATATTACGAAGCCGTTCCAAATTGAGGAGCTCTTAGCACGGATCCGAGTCCATTTACGAACCCCCCAAGTGAGGAAAGAAGCTGCTGATTTGCTAACTGTAGGGGAGTTAAGTGTAAATGTAAGCAGCCGTGAAATCATCAGGGATGGGAAGCAAATTGAGCTTACACCACGTGAGTTCGATTTGCTTGTTTACCTGCTAGAAAATAAAAATATCGTCTTGACTAGGGATCAGCTAATTGAACAAGTATGGGGATTCGATTATTATGGTGATACGAATGTGGTTGATGTTTATATCCGCTATCTGCGTCAAAAGATTGATAAAGGATTTGAGTCACCTTATATTCAAACAATACGTGGTGTCGGCTATACAATAAAGGAACTTGATAAATGA
- a CDS encoding HAMP domain-containing sensor histidine kinase — protein MKLKTKIQLFSSLLMLILIILVNVAIYYLFYQMTADSELEQLSEQTNSLFETLAKNPEISEPEAENLLRAYVPADGIIRVIDKNDNHIHQLMKLGKYKTLPWRYSTTESRELVQKDNAPDIAIVTKPIIWNSGEHAGEIVTVQVANHLIPLRETMQTLFFVLSILFVIMLIPIFIAGNVLSKFLLLPIKQLIETMKENTKHAKWKKINVENRSKDELFEMEMTFNEMIEYLKDNYEKQEMFVSNASHELKTPIQIVKSYGQLLARRGRENPELFQEAVDAIDSEADRMQKLIEQMLLLAKNTQAAAMQQVNLATLVSDTVSTFQGAYEREFQFKKDTDTIFVNGNYGQLEQIIYILIENALKYSKDKIEIQLSQRKNLAIFAVKDYGQGIPEAEQSRVFDRFYRVDKARSRDTGGTGLGLAIAKTIADQHQGTLSVKSMPGEGSTFSLVLPVDKVVKDEITD, from the coding sequence ATGAAGCTAAAGACGAAAATACAGCTCTTTTCCAGTTTATTGATGCTAATTTTAATCATTCTTGTTAATGTAGCGATTTACTATTTATTTTATCAAATGACAGCAGATAGTGAATTAGAGCAATTATCAGAGCAAACGAATAGCCTTTTCGAAACATTGGCGAAAAATCCAGAAATCAGTGAACCGGAAGCAGAAAATCTGCTAAGGGCTTATGTACCCGCAGATGGAATCATTCGTGTGATTGATAAGAATGATAATCACATCCATCAGCTGATGAAATTAGGGAAGTATAAGACATTGCCGTGGAGATATTCGACTACAGAATCACGGGAACTGGTACAAAAGGATAATGCACCAGATATTGCAATAGTGACGAAGCCAATTATTTGGAATAGTGGGGAGCATGCAGGGGAAATTGTGACCGTACAGGTTGCGAACCATTTAATTCCACTTCGTGAAACGATGCAAACATTATTCTTTGTCCTGTCGATATTATTTGTCATTATGCTTATTCCAATTTTCATTGCGGGAAATGTATTAAGTAAATTTCTTTTACTCCCGATTAAACAATTAATCGAAACGATGAAGGAAAATACAAAGCATGCAAAATGGAAGAAAATTAATGTTGAGAATCGCTCGAAGGATGAATTATTTGAGATGGAAATGACCTTTAATGAAATGATTGAATATTTAAAGGACAACTATGAAAAACAGGAGATGTTTGTTTCCAACGCTTCTCATGAATTAAAAACGCCCATTCAAATTGTGAAGAGCTATGGACAATTACTTGCACGGCGAGGACGCGAAAATCCAGAGCTTTTTCAAGAAGCAGTTGATGCGATTGATTCAGAGGCGGACCGGATGCAAAAGTTGATTGAGCAGATGTTATTATTGGCTAAGAATACACAAGCAGCGGCAATGCAGCAGGTTAACCTCGCAACCCTTGTTTCAGACACCGTTTCAACGTTTCAAGGGGCATATGAAAGGGAATTTCAATTTAAGAAAGATACCGATACGATTTTTGTAAATGGAAATTATGGTCAATTAGAACAGATTATTTATATTCTTATTGAAAATGCTCTGAAATATAGTAAGGACAAAATAGAGATTCAGCTTTCCCAGCGAAAAAATTTAGCAATATTTGCCGTTAAGGATTATGGACAAGGAATACCGGAAGCAGAGCAATCAAGGGTATTTGACCGTTTTTACCGTGTTGATAAGGCAAGAAGCAGGGATACAGGTGGAACAGGACTCGGTTTAGCAATCGCTAAGACAATCGCAGATCAGCATCAGGGAACATTATCTGTGAAAAGTATGCCTGGTGAGGGATCGACTTTTTCATTGGTATTACCAGTTGATAAAGTAGTGAAAGACGAAATAACAGATTGA
- a CDS encoding PepSY domain-containing protein, translating to MTKKLGIIIASFVVIIIVGISIFLWSGSSKEPKLSAAEIRGLVESQYPGKVSEPALVADEDGAIYEVTSNNGDKSYDIRMDGNTGEVLAIDMKDNAAETTKKDESAEEEQNATKENYESEDTNKEELTESQESKQQDASKAVISQEEAKNIALQQFNGTFEQIELDEDDGRLSYEIEMKNETGEAEILIDAYTGEVILLDIEMDDED from the coding sequence ATGACAAAGAAATTAGGAATCATCATAGCAAGTTTCGTCGTCATTATCATTGTTGGGATTAGTATTTTTCTATGGAGCGGCTCTTCTAAAGAGCCCAAGCTATCAGCGGCTGAGATTCGAGGGTTAGTAGAGAGTCAGTACCCTGGAAAGGTTTCGGAACCGGCATTAGTCGCAGATGAGGACGGAGCAATATATGAAGTAACTTCGAACAATGGTGACAAGTCCTATGATATCAGAATGGACGGTAATACGGGTGAGGTATTAGCGATTGATATGAAGGACAATGCCGCAGAAACAACGAAAAAGGATGAATCAGCAGAAGAAGAGCAAAATGCAACAAAAGAAAATTATGAGTCAGAAGATACAAATAAAGAAGAGCTGACGGAAAGTCAAGAAAGCAAACAGCAGGATGCTAGTAAAGCAGTAATCAGCCAAGAGGAGGCAAAGAACATTGCCTTGCAACAATTTAATGGTACATTTGAACAAATAGAACTTGATGAAGATGACGGTCGTTTAAGCTATGAAATTGAGATGAAAAATGAGACCGGAGAAGCAGAAATTCTAATTGATGCTTACACGGGAGAAGTTATACTCTTAGATATTGAAATGGATGATGAAGATTAA
- a CDS encoding PepSY domain-containing protein, with product MKKKVGIVVASLVGIGLLGFGVYQTDAAPADPQLSSAEVRELVLAQHSGEITEFELEKDFNKAVYEVEVISDGIEYDLRLDGDSGEVLRTKEKELAEQVEFTDDDSDGLDEVKNENQANGEKINLQKAEEIALNEFPGTVNQLELDEDDDRLIYEVEISNGKEEAEIEIDAFTGNILELDTDRD from the coding sequence ATGAAAAAGAAAGTTGGAATTGTTGTTGCATCATTGGTAGGTATTGGATTATTAGGGTTTGGGGTGTATCAAACGGATGCAGCACCAGCTGATCCGCAATTATCCTCAGCAGAAGTTAGAGAATTAGTTCTTGCACAGCATTCGGGGGAAATTACAGAATTTGAATTAGAAAAGGATTTTAATAAAGCAGTCTATGAAGTAGAAGTGATAAGTGATGGAATTGAATACGACTTGAGGCTTGATGGAGATTCTGGAGAAGTATTAAGAACAAAAGAAAAAGAGCTAGCGGAACAAGTGGAATTTACGGATGACGATTCAGATGGTCTAGATGAAGTGAAAAACGAAAACCAAGCTAACGGAGAGAAAATCAACCTTCAAAAAGCAGAAGAAATTGCCTTAAATGAATTCCCAGGTACAGTAAACCAGCTAGAACTCGACGAGGATGATGACCGACTTATCTATGAAGTTGAGATAAGCAATGGAAAAGAGGAAGCTGAAATTGAAATCGATGCATTCACAGGAAATATTCTAGAATTAGACACCGATCGAGATTAA
- a CDS encoding PepSY domain-containing protein gives MKKKLGITVGAMAVAGLIGLGFSQTGVVNADPALNVDEIKTKVTTQYPGTVTELELDERSNKAIYEVEIKNGNKEYELKVDGNNGEVLDLDEKVVKNKPSDVTIVEKETLNASKVTDDDDEQKKNDDQRKDDDDKDSAVQKTVAPKPAKKAVIGDEKARSIAASQFSGSIVELDLDEDDGRLIYEIEMKNGDSEAEIEIDAYTGTILVIDIDHDDDE, from the coding sequence ATGAAAAAGAAGTTAGGGATTACAGTTGGAGCAATGGCGGTTGCGGGATTAATCGGTTTAGGATTTTCTCAGACTGGAGTTGTAAATGCAGATCCAGCACTCAATGTAGATGAAATTAAGACAAAAGTGACTACTCAATATCCAGGAACAGTCACGGAATTAGAACTTGATGAAAGATCAAATAAGGCGATTTACGAAGTAGAAATTAAGAATGGCAACAAGGAATATGAATTAAAAGTTGATGGGAATAATGGTGAAGTTCTAGATCTTGATGAAAAAGTAGTTAAAAACAAACCTTCTGATGTAACAATCGTCGAAAAGGAAACATTAAATGCAAGTAAAGTAACAGATGATGATGACGAACAAAAAAAGAATGATGACCAGAGAAAAGATGACGATGACAAAGATTCAGCCGTTCAAAAAACAGTTGCACCAAAACCTGCAAAAAAAGCGGTAATTGGCGATGAAAAAGCGAGAAGCATTGCTGCTAGTCAATTTTCTGGTTCAATCGTTGAACTTGATCTTGATGAAGATGATGGACGATTAATTTATGAGATTGAAATGAAGAATGGCGATAGTGAGGCAGAAATCGAAATCGATGCATACACTGGAACAATTCTAGTTATTGATATCGATCACGACGATGATGAATGA
- a CDS encoding DUF421 domain-containing protein encodes METTITLKIIVGLIALLLVIRLLGKKELSQITPFDFVYLLVLGGLLEESVYDDLVSVWDVLYAIALWAILIFIIEMIVRKFEKIRPVLKGEPSIIVTDGELDVKELKKNKLESEQLRTMLRQQGIFSLKEVKYAILEPSGQLSIMKSESPVTAEMLSIETKDTSLSYLLIDEGKIERKTLESIGKDEEWLRAQLYEEGYKDLSKIYYAEWSNMYGFVVRGVER; translated from the coding sequence ATGGAAACTACAATAACATTAAAAATAATTGTTGGACTCATAGCTTTGTTACTTGTTATCCGACTGTTGGGGAAAAAAGAGCTATCACAGATAACACCGTTTGATTTTGTATACCTATTAGTCCTTGGTGGCCTGCTTGAAGAATCGGTTTACGATGATTTGGTGAGTGTGTGGGATGTACTTTACGCAATAGCATTATGGGCAATTCTAATCTTTATAATTGAAATGATTGTAAGGAAATTTGAAAAGATTCGCCCCGTATTGAAAGGAGAACCTTCCATTATAGTTACAGATGGTGAACTCGATGTGAAAGAGCTTAAAAAGAATAAACTCGAATCCGAACAACTTCGAACGATGCTCCGTCAACAGGGAATATTTTCTTTAAAAGAAGTGAAGTATGCAATCTTAGAGCCAAGTGGACAATTAAGTATAATGAAAAGTGAATCACCCGTGACAGCCGAAATGCTTTCCATCGAAACCAAAGATACCTCTTTATCTTATTTACTGATTGATGAAGGAAAAATTGAAAGAAAAACACTAGAATCGATTGGTAAAGATGAGGAATGGCTAAGAGCCCAATTATATGAAGAGGGATATAAAGACTTAAGCAAGATTTATTATGCTGAATGGTCTAATATGTATGGTTTTGTTGTTAGAGGGGTAGAACGGTAG
- a CDS encoding KGG domain-containing protein: MAKNNNGKMSREQAGEKGGKATAKNHDQEFYEEIGQKGGEATAKNHDQEFYEEIGQKGGEATARNHDREFYEEIGQKGGEARSRQRKNNN; the protein is encoded by the coding sequence ATGGCTAAAAACAATAATGGTAAGATGTCTCGTGAACAAGCAGGAGAAAAAGGTGGAAAAGCAACCGCAAAAAATCATGATCAAGAATTTTATGAGGAAATTGGTCAAAAGGGCGGAGAAGCAACCGCAAAAAATCATGACCAAGAATTTTATGAGGAAATTGGTCAAAAAGGTGGGGAAGCTACCGCAAGAAATCATGACCGAGAGTTCTATGAGGAAATCGGTCAAAAGGGCGGAGAAGCACGTTCTCGTCAACGAAAAAATAATAATTAA
- a CDS encoding bifunctional metallophosphatase/5'-nucleotidase yields the protein MTNKTAKVNILYTSDIHGHVLPMLYGTSKKADIGLAKYATVVKESRARNKDVIVLDNGDLIQGTPLMTYYVNHAANIENPMIGIFNQLEIDAGVIGNHEFNFGKKVLIDAYNQSNYPWISANVLDLNSGDPLFGPPYIIKTISNGVRVAIVAVTTHYIPNWESPNHIKDIQFADAFSTLQKWVNHIRESDKPDVLIAAYHGGLERDPKTGEPTETLTGENQGYQMCEQINGIDVLLTGHQHRTLISKCNGVLVIQPGNNGRAYGEIEIKLEKNNNHWQISDIQGHLRTLENIEPDPWVIDYMEELEESTQNWLDQPVGNIEGDMRITDPLQARIKKHAFIQFIQDVQIDVSGVDISITALLNNTSTGFGPTVTMRDIVENYMYPNTLVILELTGEDIKAALEKSAAYFMLNEHGQIVVNHTYLEPKPQHYNYDMWEGIEYVINVANPIGSRVESIKYHGENLVENKPYNVVLNNYRASGGGDYLMFRNKPVKKEIQRDTVELIHAYFKKNKTVQAHAVNNFIIKSDNFLGTTDKS from the coding sequence ATGACAAACAAGACTGCAAAAGTCAATATTCTATATACGAGTGATATTCATGGACATGTTCTGCCGATGTTATATGGAACAAGTAAAAAGGCAGACATAGGACTTGCAAAATACGCGACAGTCGTGAAAGAATCACGAGCAAGGAATAAAGATGTTATTGTTCTTGATAATGGGGATTTAATACAAGGGACACCATTAATGACTTATTATGTAAATCATGCTGCAAACATAGAAAATCCTATGATAGGGATTTTTAATCAATTAGAGATTGATGCAGGTGTCATTGGTAATCATGAGTTTAATTTTGGTAAAAAAGTTCTAATAGATGCGTATAATCAATCCAATTATCCCTGGATTTCGGCAAATGTATTGGATTTAAATAGTGGTGATCCGCTATTTGGACCGCCCTATATCATTAAAACAATATCAAATGGAGTAAGAGTGGCAATTGTTGCAGTCACAACTCACTACATTCCAAATTGGGAATCGCCAAATCATATTAAAGATATTCAATTTGCCGATGCTTTCTCCACATTACAAAAATGGGTAAATCATATTCGTGAATCAGATAAACCAGATGTGCTAATTGCCGCTTACCATGGTGGATTAGAACGTGATCCGAAAACTGGGGAACCAACTGAAACGTTGACCGGTGAGAACCAAGGATATCAAATGTGTGAACAGATAAATGGTATTGACGTCCTATTAACCGGTCACCAACACCGGACACTCATAAGCAAGTGTAATGGTGTACTTGTTATCCAGCCTGGCAATAACGGGCGTGCCTATGGTGAAATTGAGATCAAGCTTGAGAAGAACAATAATCATTGGCAAATCTCTGATATACAAGGACATCTCCGCACATTGGAAAATATTGAGCCAGACCCTTGGGTGATCGACTATATGGAGGAACTAGAAGAATCTACACAAAATTGGCTTGATCAGCCAGTCGGTAATATTGAAGGGGACATGAGAATTACAGATCCACTCCAAGCTCGAATTAAAAAGCATGCATTTATACAATTTATTCAGGATGTGCAAATCGATGTCAGTGGGGTGGATATCTCGATTACCGCTTTACTAAATAATACTTCAACTGGATTTGGTCCCACTGTTACGATGAGAGACATCGTCGAAAACTATATGTACCCGAATACCCTTGTTATACTTGAATTAACTGGGGAAGATATTAAAGCAGCATTAGAAAAAAGCGCTGCCTACTTTATGTTAAATGAACACGGTCAAATAGTCGTTAATCATACTTATCTCGAGCCTAAGCCACAGCACTATAATTATGATATGTGGGAAGGGATTGAATATGTGATTAATGTAGCGAATCCAATCGGGTCAAGGGTGGAATCAATAAAATATCATGGAGAAAATCTTGTAGAAAATAAACCTTATAATGTTGTTTTAAATAATTACCGTGCTTCAGGTGGCGGAGATTATTTGATGTTCAGAAATAAACCTGTGAAGAAGGAGATCCAAAGGGACACAGTAGAATTAATTCATGCTTATTTTAAAAAGAATAAAACGGTTCAGGCGCATGCAGTAAATAATTTCATTATAAAATCTGATAATTTTTTAGGGACTACGGATAAATCTTAA
- a CDS encoding MarR family winged helix-turn-helix transcriptional regulator, which translates to MNQMEQKLNDTSLKLFVTLSKAYQSVMERAEADIKSRGLNFTDFAVLELLYHKGQQPLQKIGKKILITSGSITYIVNKLEKLGYIKRNPCESDRRITYASIDQKGEELLDEIFPEHRKMIQDIMSALSEEEKEMATQLLKKLGTSIRKI; encoded by the coding sequence ATGAATCAGATGGAACAAAAATTAAATGATACATCATTAAAGCTGTTTGTTACCTTGTCTAAAGCATATCAATCCGTGATGGAACGCGCAGAAGCAGATATTAAATCTAGAGGACTAAATTTTACCGACTTTGCAGTATTGGAGCTTCTTTACCATAAAGGGCAGCAGCCTTTACAGAAAATAGGTAAAAAGATTTTAATCACAAGCGGCAGTATTACATATATCGTTAACAAGCTAGAAAAATTGGGGTACATCAAGCGAAATCCATGTGAAAGTGATAGAAGGATTACTTATGCGAGCATTGATCAAAAGGGCGAAGAATTATTGGATGAGATCTTCCCGGAACACAGGAAAATGATTCAAGACATAATGTCAGCTTTGAGTGAAGAGGAGAAAGAGATGGCGACTCAGTTATTAAAGAAATTAGGTACATCAATCAGAAAGATTTAA
- a CDS encoding glutaredoxin family protein — MSNENVIIYISENNPDCNSVLNLMDKLEVRYKTKNVTKNELYLQELQNEGIFGTPATFIEDRRYPILGFQKEKLKVALGKEDDRSTINSSRSKCGGYGN; from the coding sequence TTGAGTAATGAAAATGTGATTATCTACATTAGTGAGAATAATCCAGATTGCAACAGTGTATTGAATCTAATGGATAAATTGGAGGTAAGGTACAAAACGAAGAATGTAACAAAAAATGAACTATATTTACAGGAACTGCAAAATGAAGGAATTTTTGGAACACCTGCAACGTTTATTGAGGATAGAAGATACCCTATTCTAGGATTTCAAAAGGAAAAGCTAAAAGTAGCATTAGGTAAAGAGGATGATAGGTCAACTATTAATAGCTCGCGTTCTAAATGCGGAGGATATGGAAATTAA